In Kitasatospora sp. NBC_00240, the following are encoded in one genomic region:
- the serC gene encoding phosphoserine transaminase — protein MAQIQIPADIKPADGRFGCGPSKVRPEALSALAATGSALLGTSHRQAPVKDLVKRVREGVSSLFSLPEGYEVVLGNGGSTAFWDIAAFGLVREKSQHLNFGEFSSKFASSVKAAPWLADPSVIKTEPGTHPLSVAEAGVDVYALTHNETSTGVAMPINRPVGGDEGSLVLVDATSGAGGLPVDITETDVYYFAPQKSFASEGGLWLASFSPAALERAAEIAASGRYIPPFFDLPTAIDNSSKDQTYNTPSISTLFLLADQLEWLNGNGGLDWAVARTADSSSRLYTWAEKSSFAQPFVVNPAERSQVVGTIDFDESIDAAAIAKALRANGIVDTEPYRKLGRNQLRIAMFPAIDPADVEALTACIDHVVGQL, from the coding sequence GTGGCCCAGATCCAGATCCCCGCTGACATCAAGCCCGCAGACGGCCGTTTCGGCTGCGGCCCGTCCAAGGTGCGCCCCGAGGCCCTCAGTGCCCTCGCCGCGACCGGCTCCGCCCTGCTCGGCACCTCGCACCGCCAGGCTCCTGTCAAGGACCTGGTGAAGCGTGTGCGCGAGGGCGTGAGCAGCCTCTTCTCCCTCCCCGAGGGGTACGAGGTGGTGCTCGGCAACGGCGGCTCCACCGCCTTCTGGGACATCGCGGCATTCGGCCTGGTGCGCGAGAAGTCGCAGCACCTGAACTTCGGCGAGTTCTCCTCCAAGTTCGCCTCCTCGGTGAAGGCCGCCCCGTGGCTGGCCGACCCGTCGGTGATCAAGACGGAGCCGGGCACCCACCCGCTGTCGGTCGCCGAGGCGGGCGTGGACGTCTACGCGCTCACCCACAACGAGACCTCGACCGGCGTCGCGATGCCGATCAACCGCCCGGTCGGCGGCGACGAGGGCTCCCTGGTGCTGGTCGACGCGACCTCGGGCGCCGGCGGCCTGCCGGTGGACATCACCGAGACGGACGTCTACTACTTCGCGCCGCAGAAGTCCTTCGCCTCCGAGGGCGGCCTCTGGCTGGCGTCCTTCTCCCCGGCCGCCCTGGAGCGTGCCGCCGAGATCGCCGCCTCCGGCCGCTACATCCCGCCGTTCTTCGACCTGCCGACGGCCATCGACAACTCGTCGAAGGACCAGACGTACAACACCCCGTCGATCTCGACGCTGTTCCTGCTGGCCGACCAGCTGGAGTGGCTGAACGGCAACGGCGGCCTCGACTGGGCAGTCGCCCGTACGGCTGATTCCTCGTCCCGCCTGTACACCTGGGCCGAGAAGTCCTCCTTCGCGCAGCCGTTCGTGGTCAACCCGGCCGAGCGCTCGCAGGTGGTCGGCACGATCGACTTCGACGAGTCGATCGACGCCGCCGCGATCGCCAAGGCACTGCGTGCCAACGGCATCGTCGACACCGAGCCGTACCGCAAGCTGGGCCGCAACCAGCTGCGCATCGCGATGTTCCCGGCGATCGACCCGGCGGACGTCGAGGCGCTCACCGCCTGCATCGACCACGTCGTCGGCCAGCTCTGA
- the thpR gene encoding RNA 2',3'-cyclic phosphodiesterase encodes MRLFVAVLPPVEAVQELVDAVAPLRELPGADRLRWTGVDGWHLTLAFLGEVPAERLPELEGALAAAVEGNGAHRLRLAGAGRFGDKVFWAGVEGETWALRRLAEAVTGAAAGLLGEGDAFRFHPHLTLARAGSAHGRRRAVRRHAVGELEGLEAALAQFRGVEWEAAEVHLMKSELDGGFAHYESVRSWPLARWARGSGEGGGASERASG; translated from the coding sequence ATGAGGCTCTTTGTGGCGGTGCTGCCGCCGGTGGAAGCGGTGCAGGAGCTGGTCGACGCCGTCGCGCCGCTGCGGGAGCTGCCGGGCGCGGACCGGCTGCGCTGGACGGGCGTCGACGGCTGGCACCTCACGCTGGCCTTCCTGGGCGAGGTGCCGGCCGAGCGGCTCCCCGAGCTGGAGGGCGCGCTCGCCGCGGCCGTCGAGGGCAACGGCGCGCACCGGTTGCGGCTGGCCGGCGCCGGCCGGTTCGGCGACAAGGTGTTCTGGGCCGGTGTGGAGGGCGAGACCTGGGCGCTGCGCCGGCTCGCCGAGGCGGTCACCGGGGCGGCGGCCGGGCTGCTCGGTGAGGGGGACGCCTTCCGCTTCCACCCGCACCTGACGCTGGCCCGGGCCGGGTCGGCGCACGGGCGGCGCCGGGCGGTGCGGCGGCACGCGGTGGGGGAGCTGGAGGGACTCGAAGCGGCGCTGGCGCAGTTCCGCGGCGTCGAGTGGGAGGCTGCCGAGGTGCACCTGATGAAGAGCGAGCTGGACGGCGGATTCGCGCACTACGAGAGCGTGCGCAGCTGGCCGTTGGCCCGCTGGGCGCGGGGCTCGGGCGAGGGCGGCGGGGCCTCGGAGCGCGCCTCCGGCTAG
- a CDS encoding GNAT family N-acetyltransferase, which translates to MKIRTGGPEDAAAIIDLLDSAIAWLTARGRTGQWGDRPWSARPAAVQRIHDYARDHLVRIAEDAEGRTVGACVLAEVPPGYATPVAERELYVRNLVTDRARSGSGIGAALIADALEEARRRGIGLLRVDCYAGDDRRLVGQYRALGFTETEAFEVEQPAGPWPGQILEIRL; encoded by the coding sequence ATGAAGATCCGCACCGGTGGGCCCGAGGACGCGGCCGCCATCATCGACCTGCTCGACTCCGCCATCGCCTGGCTCACCGCCCGGGGCCGCACCGGCCAGTGGGGCGACCGACCGTGGTCCGCCCGCCCGGCCGCGGTGCAACGGATCCACGACTACGCCCGCGACCATCTGGTCCGGATCGCCGAGGACGCCGAGGGCAGGACGGTGGGTGCCTGCGTGCTGGCCGAAGTCCCGCCCGGGTACGCCACCCCGGTCGCCGAACGCGAGCTGTACGTCCGCAACCTGGTGACCGACCGGGCCCGCTCGGGCTCCGGCATCGGCGCCGCGCTGATCGCGGACGCCCTGGAGGAGGCCCGGCGGCGGGGCATCGGCCTGCTCCGGGTGGACTGCTACGCGGGCGACGACCGGCGGCTGGTGGGCCAGTACCGCGCCCTGGGCTTCACCGAGACGGAGGCCTTCGAGGTCGAGCAGCCGGCCGGGCCGTGGCCGGGCCAGATCCTGGAGATCCGGCTCTGA
- a CDS encoding MFS transporter: protein MHTSSATAAQPVVVRRGETTVTPPAAAAAAIRTDDPSTDPAASAAAPAESHAPTPTGLPGTGDDDPEERTAAASPAASDPGRAGPAAGPTGAQFTRPGGMFSSLRVRNYRYFFLGQVVSNTGTWMQRIAQDWLVLSLTGSPLAVGITTAMQFLPMLLLGLFGGVLADRMPKRRLLIATQGAMGLLAAGLAAMTIGGVVTPTFVYAFALLLGLVTVVDNPTRQAFVSEMVGPKDLANAVSLNAANFQTARLVGPAVAGLLIAAVGSGWAFAVNALSFAAVIGGLLAMRTSELRPTAPIAREKGQLREGLRYVKERPELLWPMVLAGFIGTFGFNFPTLLSGFAYDTFKVGAGQYGLLNTAMAVGSLAGALLAARRGAPRLRRLVAAALGFGVLEVLAAFAPGYWTFALLLTLIGIFGLSFNTSVNSMLQLATDPAMRGRVMGLLVLVFTGGTPIGAPVVGWVTDVYGPRLGLLACGAVSALAALVVGLVLARSADLRVRFDLHPGRGGRVVAFVPRTAARAKSELAAAC, encoded by the coding sequence CCACGCGCCCACCCCCACGGGCCTGCCGGGCACCGGCGACGACGACCCCGAGGAACGCACCGCGGCGGCCTCCCCCGCCGCGTCGGACCCGGGCCGTGCAGGCCCGGCCGCCGGCCCCACGGGTGCGCAGTTCACCCGCCCCGGCGGGATGTTCTCCTCCTTGCGGGTCCGCAACTACCGCTACTTCTTCCTGGGACAGGTCGTCTCCAACACGGGGACGTGGATGCAGCGGATCGCCCAGGACTGGCTGGTCCTCAGCCTCACCGGCAGCCCGCTGGCCGTCGGGATCACCACCGCCATGCAGTTCCTGCCGATGCTCCTGCTGGGCCTGTTCGGCGGCGTCCTCGCCGACCGGATGCCCAAGCGCCGGCTGCTGATCGCCACTCAGGGCGCGATGGGCCTGCTCGCCGCGGGCCTCGCCGCGATGACCATCGGCGGCGTCGTGACGCCGACTTTCGTCTACGCCTTCGCCCTGCTGCTCGGCCTGGTGACCGTCGTCGACAACCCGACCCGGCAGGCCTTCGTCTCCGAGATGGTCGGCCCGAAGGACCTCGCCAACGCGGTCAGCCTGAACGCCGCCAACTTCCAGACCGCCCGGCTGGTCGGCCCCGCCGTGGCCGGCCTGCTGATCGCGGCCGTCGGCAGCGGCTGGGCCTTCGCCGTCAACGCGCTGTCCTTCGCCGCCGTGATCGGCGGACTGCTGGCGATGCGGACCTCCGAGCTGCGCCCGACCGCGCCGATCGCCCGCGAGAAGGGCCAGCTCCGCGAGGGGCTGCGGTATGTCAAGGAGCGCCCGGAGCTGCTCTGGCCGATGGTGCTGGCCGGCTTCATCGGCACCTTCGGCTTCAACTTCCCGACGCTGCTGTCCGGTTTCGCGTACGACACCTTCAAGGTCGGCGCCGGGCAGTACGGGCTGCTGAACACCGCGATGGCGGTCGGCTCGCTGGCCGGCGCGCTGCTCGCGGCCCGGCGCGGCGCGCCCCGGCTGCGCCGGCTGGTCGCGGCGGCCCTCGGCTTCGGTGTGCTGGAGGTACTGGCCGCGTTCGCCCCCGGCTACTGGACCTTCGCCCTGCTGCTGACCCTGATCGGGATCTTCGGTCTGAGCTTCAACACCTCGGTCAACTCGATGCTGCAGCTGGCCACCGACCCCGCCATGCGGGGCCGGGTGATGGGCCTGCTGGTGCTGGTCTTCACCGGCGGCACCCCGATCGGCGCACCGGTGGTCGGCTGGGTCACCGATGTGTACGGTCCCCGGCTGGGCCTGCTCGCCTGCGGCGCGGTGTCCGCGCTGGCGGCCCTGGTGGTCGGTCTGGTGCTGGCCCGCAGCGCCGACCTGCGGGTGCGGTTCGACCTGCACCCCGGTCGCGGCGGCCGGGTGGTGGCCTTCGTGCCGCGTACCGCCGCCCGCGCGAAGTCGGAGCTGGCCGCCGCCTGCTGA